The sequence GCCACGTACGAGAAACACCTCCGGGAGGTGTTCGACCCGGCCGACGAGGCGGCTCTTGCCGTCTGGCGTCTCGGCAAAGCCATGAGCGAACAGGAGCGCCTGTTCAAGTGGCGGGCGGGCAACCCCGGCACCGACCCCCACGCCCAGCTCACGACCCTGCGTCTGGCCTCCCGGTTGGGGGCGGCGCTGTTCCGCATCGCCCTGGCGGAGCCGGGCACCGAGGCCGAGGTGACCATCGACGGGCGCACCCTGCGCTATCCGGCCGAGCGGGGCGAAAAGGCGGGTCCGGGCCCTTGGCAGACGGCTGTCGCCCTCGCGCTGATCACCGGCGCGCGCGAGGACCTCGCTCCCTTGGTCCTCACCGGCCCCGCCTTCGGCCACCCGGACGGCTCCGCGTTCGCCGCGTACCGCAGGGCCCTCCACGCCTACCTGAAGGGCGCCGACCCCGAAACCGCCGCACAGCCGGCGCTGCGGGAGGCCGAGAAGGCCAAGGACTGGGGCTTCATGATGCCGCCCACCGTGCTGCTGTCACAGCTCGTCGAGGGTGACGAGGAGAGCTTCAACCTCGCCCTGGCCGACGCGCTCGAAGCCCACCGCGCGTTCTACCAGGTCGCCGACCGCGCCGAGGACCCGGAGGCATCCGTCAACCTCGACATCCTCGCCCTGGCCTGTCACGCCCGTCGCCGGGGCTGGGCTGTGCGGGTGGAGAGCCCCTACCTTCCGCTGGATGTCCTGCTGGCCGCTGAACCGTTCTAGAAGGTGTCCGGCCGACCATGGTGCCCGGCAGGGGTGCGCACGTGTCACGGAGGCGAGCGTGGCCCGCTGAACGTGGAAAAGCCTTCGACCGGCCACACGCCGGTCGGGCACCCTCCTGATCATGACCACACCGCCCTTCGTCCCCGGACTGGAACTCTCGCGTCGCTTCTACCTCCAAGCCGTGCGACCGCTGCTGGAGGAGGCCGTCCCCGGGATGACGCACTCCGCCGCCCGGCTCGGCAGCGGCTCGGAAGTCCTGGGATTCGACACCGCCCGCAGCGCCGACCACGAGTGGGGACCCCGGCTGCAGATCTTCCTGGAACCGCGGGACGTCGCCCGTCACGGCACGGCCGTCACGGCGCTGCTCTCCGAACGCCTCCCGAAGACGTTCTGCGGCTACCCGACCCACTTCGCCGACAACGGCGGAACAGGCATCGGAGTCATGCGGCCGACCGACGGACCCGTGCGGCATCGGGTCGAGATCACCGACCCGAGCACCTGGTTCACCGCACGGCTGGGCTTCGACCCCGGTACGGGCATCACCTCGGCGGACTGGCTGGCCACCCCCAGCCAGCGCCTCGCCGAGGTCACGGCCGGTGCGGTCTTCCACGACGGACTCGGCCGCCTCGTGCCGGCCCGGACCGCGCTCGACTGGTACCCCCGGGACCTGTGGCGCCACGTCCTCGCCTGCCAGTGGCAACGCATCTCGCAGGAGGAAGCCTTCGTGGGGCGCTGCGGCGAGGTGGGCGACGAACTCGGTTCCGCCGTCGTCGCCGCCCGCCTGGTACGCGATCTGATGCGGCTCTGTCTGCTGATGGACCGCCGCTACCCGCCCTACGGCAAATGGCTCGGCAGCGCCTTCGCCCGTACGCCGCAGGCGTCCGCGCTCACCCCGTCGCTCACCGCCGCCCTCGCCGCCACCGACTGGCACACCCGCGAGCACCACCTCGCCCGCGCCTACGAGACCGTCGCGGCGGCGCACAACCGACTCGGCCTCTCCGCCCCGGTCGACCCCACGACACGGCCCTACCACCAAAGGCCGTTCCAGGTCCTGCACGCCGAACGCTTCGCCGAGGCACTGACCGGCCGCATCACCGACCCGGCCGTCCGCGCCCTGCCGATGACCGGCGCCGTCGATCAGTTCATCGACAACACCGACGCCCTCAGCCGCCCGGACCTGACACGCGCGGCTTTCAGGGCTGCCGGTGAGAACCCGGCTTCCTGAGGCTCCGGCGCCCCTCCCCCGCTCCGCCCTCATTCCTGACGGACGCCGACGTGCGGGTGGGCCGCGACGAAGAATCGTCGCGGCCCACCCGCACGCCACGCAAAGTCAGCTCGACCGGCGAATGTCACCACCGGTACCAACGGCCCCGCTTTCCATTTGCCGTCGGCCGGACAATGAATCCGAGCAGCCAGACCACCAGCACAATGACCGCTATCCACCACAGCGCCTTCAGTGCGAAACCGGCACCGAAGAGAAGCAGAGCCAGCAGAAGAACGAGAATGATGGGGACCATGATTATCAACCTCCGCTCCCTCCTGTGCCCCGAAAGGGCGGCCCCACTCCCCTGACTTTATGGAAATCTCACAACTGGCTCAGCCAGGGGTGCGCCGGGGACCGCGCCCGCACCCCCTCCCAGCAGCTGCGGCACCGTGGGTGAAAGCCTCTCCGCATGGACACGTTCGCGGACCGGCTGGACGCCGGGTGGAAGTGGTGGGATGCCGCCATCGAAGAGGCACAGGAGGGGCGGTGGATCCGTGACGCCGTGGAGCGGCAGGTGATCGTGGACATCGGCGCCGCCACCAATCCTCTTCATGGTGGGAGGCCGGCCCCGTTCACGGAGGACTCGTGGCACGTACGCCTGGGGAGGATCGCGAACTGGGCCGGAGTCCTGCGGCTCGCGGCCAGGGCGGGCGGCTGGGTCCTCCAACCAGTTGTCGGACGGAACCCGCCGCCCCGTTCCGGCATGGCCGAATTGCTGTCCGGAATCTACGCGATAGCCGAGCAGGGAGAGATCTGGATGGGTCGTCTCCTGAAAGGCGAACTGCCACCGGAGAACCAGGTCGCGAAAGCCGAGGCCTTCTTCACCGGACCCGGATCCATCGAGGACCTGGAACTCTTCTTTTACGACTGAGCGCCGGGTAGGCTTTTGCGGGCGCCGGAAGCGCCGATCGCGCGCGTCGCCAGTGGAGAGCAGGCTCTCGGTGATCTGGCACGACCCCTCCCCCGCGGCGGCCCTGGCCTACGCCGAGACCCATGTCCTGGTCTCCACGCCCGGCTTCACGCGCTGGACAGGGGATCACCTGCGCGGAAGGCCCGTCCGGGACCAGTGGCATGACGGACCCGTCGCCGGCCCGGGGTCGCGCCGGTCGGTTACTCCTGCGCCCGGCGGAAGAGTGACAGGAGGGTCCGGGCCGGAGGCGAGTCCGGGGCGAAGAACTGGGTGGACAAGGCGGGCTGCACGGCCGTTCCCCGCATGCGGACCTCGTGGCATGTGAAGCAGAACGCCGCCTCGAACAGGGCCTCGCCGAGGTGTTCGTCGTAGGCCCGGACGCTCCAGCCGGGCGCGAACCCGCAGCGGTGCTGTTCGCTGCCGGGCAGGCTCGCCATCAGCGACAGCGCGGTGCTGACGTCGTTTCCGGACCAGTGGGCCACCACCGTGCCGGGGTAGGGGTCCTCGCGCCCGGCGGGAAGGCCGGAGAGCCGCACGACCTCGATCAGCGCGGTGTCGTCAACGGCCTCGTCGGGGATGCGCATGTGCGTAGTCTGCCCGGCCCGGGTCCGTTCCGCTTGGCCTGTCGGTGAGTTGGGTCAGGATGCGTGGTGGATGATCCCGCGCGCCGCGCGGACGAGGGAGGCATTGTCGGCGGCGGGATCGCCGTCGGGGAGGCGGAGTACGTCTTCCAGGCCGATACGTGTGTCCAGGTGGCGGGCGACCGCGAGGCGCAGGACGGGCCAGGCGCCGGTGTCTTCGCCGTGGAGGAGGATCGGTGCGGTCGCCGGCCGGAGCTGTTCCCTCAGCTGGGCCGCGGCGTGGAGCGCGTCCTGCGGGGTGGTGTCAGTGACCTCGGCCAGGACGCGCAGGACCCGGTGGGATCCGGACCACCCGAGGAAGCGTTCGGCCGCGTCGGTGCCGGAGTAGATGCCGGCCTCGACGCCGATCCCCCGGTCCAGCAGGGCCTGGGCAACCTCGGCGGCGCCGTCTTCGTGCCAGTTCACCGAGGCGTGGTCGGGCAGGACCGTCCAGGACCGGAGCTGCGCCACACGTTCGGACGGATCCGGGACCGCCCACGCACCTGTGGTGACCCCTACGGGAATGCCCGGCACAGCGGCCCGCACCGCGCTCACGGCGGCGGCGACAGCGGTCGCTTCCAGCGTGTCCCGCGCGTCGCTGTCCTTCGGGTGCAGATGGATGTCCACCGCACCCGCGGCAACGGCCTCGCGGGCCGCCACCGCCAACTCGGCTGCGGTCACTGGCAGATGGGGGCACTCGGCGCGGCCGCGGGCGCCGTTGAGGCAGACCTGAAGCATGCCGCCATGATCGCAGACGACGGGTCGCCGTCCCGGCAGGCCGCGTTCCTCCGGTCTCAGGCGTGCGTCTTGCGCGGGGCGGCGTGGTGTGCGGG is a genomic window of Streptomyces sp. NBC_00708 containing:
- a CDS encoding DUF4037 domain-containing protein, whose protein sequence is MTTPPFVPGLELSRRFYLQAVRPLLEEAVPGMTHSAARLGSGSEVLGFDTARSADHEWGPRLQIFLEPRDVARHGTAVTALLSERLPKTFCGYPTHFADNGGTGIGVMRPTDGPVRHRVEITDPSTWFTARLGFDPGTGITSADWLATPSQRLAEVTAGAVFHDGLGRLVPARTALDWYPRDLWRHVLACQWQRISQEEAFVGRCGEVGDELGSAVVAARLVRDLMRLCLLMDRRYPPYGKWLGSAFARTPQASALTPSLTAALAATDWHTREHHLARAYETVAAAHNRLGLSAPVDPTTRPYHQRPFQVLHAERFAEALTGRITDPAVRALPMTGAVDQFIDNTDALSRPDLTRAAFRAAGENPAS
- a CDS encoding hydrophobic protein, producing MVPIILVLLLALLLFGAGFALKALWWIAVIVLVVWLLGFIVRPTANGKRGRWYRW
- a CDS encoding 3-keto-5-aminohexanoate cleavage protein; translation: MLQVCLNGARGRAECPHLPVTAAELAVAAREAVAAGAVDIHLHPKDSDARDTLEATAVAAAVSAVRAAVPGIPVGVTTGAWAVPDPSERVAQLRSWTVLPDHASVNWHEDGAAEVAQALLDRGIGVEAGIYSGTDAAERFLGWSGSHRVLRVLAEVTDTTPQDALHAAAQLREQLRPATAPILLHGEDTGAWPVLRLAVARHLDTRIGLEDVLRLPDGDPAADNASLVRAARGIIHHAS